TGAAAGTGCCGGAATTCAAAATAAGCGAGCGCTTTTTGCAGCGTTGTTTTCACCGAGTGCGCGAAGGGAGATGCGTGACAGTGGACCCGAGGAATCTTCAACCCGCGGGGTCAACGTCTTGCGGCACTTTTCGGCGAGAGGTTCCCGGCAGGATCGCCGACAGGTTCAGGAATTATTCTTCGCGTCCGGTTGTGAGCCGGGCGTTGGGTTGACTGAGGGGGCTCAGTCGGCCTTCAAGAGTCTGAGCAGTTCGGAGCGCGGCACAAGGAGTTTGCCGCGCAACGCGCGGCAGGGCTTCAATTTGCCCCGCTGAATGAGCCGGTACACACTGAAGTAATTCACGCCTAACAGGTCGGCGGCTTCCTGGATGGAATAGGCCAGCCGTTCGATCGGCGTCGGCGGTTCGCTTGGGGTTTTCGTAGGTGAGGAAAGCAATGCGCCGCCCTGCTCAGCGGGCGCGACCTGATTGGACTCCGCTGTTTCGTGGACTCGCTCTGCAAAATGCGTGGGCATTTGCTTCCATTTTAGGGGCGGGCGGGGTGTAGGTCTCAACGGCTCGGCGGTAATTGTCCCGAAGTGCGGGTCCCTAGCTTGTAATGTATCTATCGAAGCTGCA
This portion of the Verrucomicrobiota bacterium genome encodes:
- a CDS encoding helix-turn-helix domain-containing protein, whose protein sequence is MPTHFAERVHETAESNQVAPAEQGGALLSSPTKTPSEPPTPIERLAYSIQEAADLLGVNYFSVYRLIQRGKLKPCRALRGKLLVPRSELLRLLKAD